TTTTATGTATGCTCGTCTTACTCACCATTCTCCGGCATAAGTTAGACTCTCGCCAGTATGTTGACGTAAGTAGTCGAATTTTAATTTAAGTATCTGTCGAATATGTAGATAATCGTGAGCAAGCCAATTGGATAAAAACATTTTTGCAGTCATCTGTCCAAACTTGGGATGGCTATAGGCATTGTCCCATTTTGGAGATTGGAGTGATTGTAGCCATTCAACGGACTGTTCTCGTTCTTTCAAAAACCTTTTCAGTATATCTTTAAAGGACTGTTGTAAATATTCCCGTTCATTCACCCAGCCGGGCGGATCAATAGATGGTAATAATTCTGTCGGGGTTTCAAGAACGTGTTTTACTCTTGCCCGAAAGTCTTCACGTTCTTCGTCATAGAGGTGGCAAATGATTTCAAGCAGACACCATTTTTCAGGTTTGATTTTCCACAAATATTCTTCTATTGTCAATCCTGTTAGCAGTTCTTTAAATACGCCTCTATTCCCTGAGAGTTCTTTTATGATTGCAGTTTGCTCCATTTTGTCTGTTTTTCAATGACGCCAAACTTGTTTATAGATACTATTTTTCCTGTTTTTAACCTACCCTCAAATATCCATATTCTCTGCCGCATTCGGAACATCATGAAGTCTTTTTTGCCGGATACTAGTAACCGGCAACAAACTTACTTAAAAACTAAAAAGCGGAAATTACCACTTTAATCGCTATAGGTTATTTGTCTGTTATGGGGCCGCTACTTTATTCTCTATTTACATACTTTTCAAGTTTGTCAAATGCTCCTTGCCAGGCATGGATAAAATATTGTCTTGCCTGTTCCCAGTCATCTGTGTTTCGCCATCCAGTATGAATTAAGGTCACTTTTGTCTCGTTACCTTGTGCAGTAAATATCACTGTCACATTTGTCAAGGGCCGAATGTCGTTCATGAAATGCTTATACTGCACCGGCCCTCTCCATTCAAAGTTCAAATAGTTTGGAGTATCAATTGCCAGTACTTTGCACCCGATTGTGCTATTATTTTCCCGGTCGTCCGGAACCCAAAACAATTCATATTTCCCACCCACTTCAGGTTCCACATCTGCCTTATTGGTTAACCACCTTTCCAAATGTTTATTCTCAGTAATCATTTCGAATGCTTTGTGAACTGAGCAGTTAAGAATCACTGTCCGAATTATTATCTTGTCCATATCGAGATTGCTGTTTTATGACTATTGGGCGTAGGTTTTTTATTCTCTTAACTTATCTTTCTTCTTAATCTGTCTTCCGAACCAAAATCCCATTATTAAGACAGGAATCAGCCCGAAAAATGTTATCCAAAATAGTGGTTTTGGGTTCATTTAAATATGCTACAACTAGAATATATGTACGCTTTTTCCTGTTTTTCTCTCCGTCAAATATCCGCATTCCCTACCAAATTTGAACCCATGAAAATTTTTGCTGATGTGAACAAGATTCCTGGCATTACCCGGACCAGCATTTCCCCAATCTGGTTCGAACCTGTAGAAACGCCCCGCTGCAAGTTCTTTCCAGTGTTTAGAAGCAAGTTCAACCTCCAATGGAATAGCACCCGGATGGGTGGAAAGTAGTTTTAAAGCAGCTATGGGAAATACGCAAATGGAGAAGCCAGAAGCAGCTCAATAATATATTTTTGACCGGTGGTACACCGAGGCAAAACCCCACTTAATTTTGACATCCACAGAACTGTATCATCTTTTATGGACTATGGGTAATAAAAAGCAATCTTCATCACTGCCAAAGCCCGAAAGCTGGGGTACACGCATAGGTTTAATACTGGCAATGGCGGGCAATGCCGTAGGCCTGGGAAACTTTCTCCGTTTCCCGGTGCAGGCCGTTGAGAATGGCGGAGGCGCCTTTATTATTCCCTACCTCGTCTGTTTCCTGCTTATGGGCATTCCGCTGCTGTGGATTGAATGGACGATGGGACGTTATGGCGGCAAATTCGGCAATCATTCCACGCCCTTTATCCTGGACGAAATGACCAAGCGAAAGTTCTGGAAGTACTTTGGGGTATTTGGAATCTTTACCAACATAGCTGTAGCTTCATATTATTGCTACATCGAAAGCTGGACGATGAGCTATGTATACCACAGCCTGGTGCAGACTTTTGATGGAATGACCCAGGGGCAGGTGGCCGCATTCTTTGACAACTATATAGACGTTTCCAACTCCACCACCGGCATTCCGTATGAAGCTGTGATCTTCTATATTATTTGCCTCTCATTAAACATTTACATTCTCTCACGGGGACTGCAAAAAGGCGTTGAAAAAGCCGCAATGATAGGTATGCCGCTGCTGATCCTTTTTGGGATAATACTGGCCATCCGTGGAATTACACTGGGCGACTCAGGTGCTCCGGCCGGCTGCACCGACTGCAACGCTGCCCTGGGCCTCAACTTCCTCTGGGAGCCGCAGTTTTCCAGCCTGGCAGATCCGAAGGTGTGGCTGGCAGCGGCAGGGCAAATCTTTTTCACCCTCTCCGTTGGGATGGGCACAATCCAGTGTTATGCCGCCTATGTGCGCAGCAAGGATGATATTGCCCTCAATGCCATGTCGGCCGGGTGGATGAATGGCTTTGTGGAGGTTGTATTGGGCGCATCCATTGTAATACCCATTGCTGCCGGGTATTTGGGATTGCAGTGGGTGCAGGAAAATGCTGGGTTTGCAATGGCCTTCCAGACTATGCCCTTTCTATTTATGCAATGGGGCGACCTCTTCGGTACGCTGGCTGGCGTCTTTTGGTTCGGGTTGCTCTTTTTCGCAGGCATTACTTCTTCCCTCGCTATGGGCACGCCCTGGATGGGTTTTATGCGCGATGAATTTAAGTGGACAAACAACCGCTCCGCGATCTCCTTTGGATTCCTCACCCTGGCAATGGGCCTGCCTTGCATATTTTTTTACAACGAAGGGGTTTTTGGCGAATATGATTATTGGGCCGGCACCGTATCGCTCGTGGTATTTGCCCTGGCCGAAACCATCATTTTTTCCTGGATATTTGGCATAAACAATAGCTGGCGGGAATTAAATGAAGGTGCAGATATTATTATTCCCAGGGCTTATAAGGCTATTATGACCACCATCACCCCGCTGTTGCTGCTTATTATATTTGCCTTTTCACTGGCCACACCCGCAGGGAATGACTGGGGCAAAGCCTGGAACGAGGGATATGAACTGGATGAGGGAAGCATAATAGGCAGGATTATGCATAAAGGCGTAACAGCCAACCGCGCCTACTTTAGCGATCATTTCGAATCGGAAGTGGCCGGGATCGCCATCATTGTCACTGAAAACGAAGTTGTCATCTCCGCAAGCCAGGCGGCAGGTTCGCCCATCCTGAAAACTTACAGCTTTGGAGAAAAGAAAACAATGCTGATACGAGAAGGACAGCTACTGGAAGTAGGTACCCCGATAGCTGAGGGCACATTTATAAACAATATTTTTTATGTGGACATGAGCCGGTTCCTAATGATGTCACTGTTTATTTTCCTCTGCATTCTTGTGTTCCGCGCCTCCCAACTCCGAGAAAAACGAAAACTATGACCACAGAAGCACTAGTAATGATGATTACCGTTCAGGTAATTGTAACTGCCATCACCGGATATTTCTTTTACCTGGTATTGCGGGATAAGAGGAAGTAAAGGCAGCCTGGTGGATTTTTGGCACCGTCAAATTTAATAGTTGTAATACCTTTATTTAGCGATTCAGCCTGCTTTAGCTATAGCCGATGTTCTGTTAAATAACCTGCTTATTTTTTTGTTTCTCAACTTCAATCGTAATGAACTCCGGCAAATAGTTGGGCGTAGATCCTTTTGCTACCTTTTCACCTTAAATAAACTTAATGCAAATGGACATAGAAGCAAATCCGGCAGAAAGGAAGTGTGTACAAGAGTTTATCTTACTGTTTCCCTACAGTAGTATAACAGGCGCTACAGTGGGCTTAATGGCTCACCTGCCCTCTACCCGACTGAGTGTCCGGGGTTTATTTTCTTTTGAATATTTTCGCAATCGTTTTTCCAATTTCGTCAAGTTTTTCCAGCGGTTCAATAAATGTCGGATTTATCAAGTCGATTTGTGAGGTGTCCGTTACACCTGCCTGCATTGGGTATATCAAAATATAACTCGTGTCTTTGAAATATTTATTAAGATACGAAGGTATTTTAGCCATATTACTGTGGTAGGAAGGCTTGTCTTTTCTACTTAGGACAATTATTAAATTGTCGTCTTTGCTAAAATCTCTTGCCAATATTAAGAAGTCGTCCCAATCGTTGAATTCTTCAAAATCACATTCTATCGGGTGTTTGGATTGAATTTCCTGAATGAATTTCAAAGTTTCGTTGTTGGCATAAAACCGAAGTTTTGCGCCTGAATTCCTTGCTATGTTCCAAACCTTAATTAACCAAAAGGGAAACCCAATTTCTTTTTCTGCATTCTCCGGAACAATTATTATGTGTCTTTTGACCGTTGCGAAAGGTTGGGCAGGTTTATAAATTAGGGTTGTGGTGTTGCATTTTGTCAGGATACCTTCGGTTAAGTTACCTAAAAAGCTGTCCGATATACCTTTCTTGATGTGAAGCCCCAAAATCAAGTCAGATATTTTGTTCTCCTTAACTACACTTGTAATTCCATTTACAATATTCAAGTCATAGCGAAGTAATTCGTGTACCAAATTGTCAGTTGCTGACGCGGTTACTGCTGCTTTGTTTAATATTTTTTTGGCTCGTTTGTCAGCCGAAACGTCCACTGTACTATTATCAACGATACACAGGGCATAGAGTCCGTCTTTATTTTTCTTTGATTTGATCGTTACGCCTAAATTTATTAATTCGTCTGTCGTCTCAATATTACTAATAGGGATGAGGATTTTCTCTTGATTTTCATCTTCATCAGATGTAGTGTCACCTGCTTCGGATAATGCAATATTTTGAGCACCTTTTTGAGCAACAAACGAAGCAATGGTGCAAGTGAAGAGAATCATCAGAATAGTTCCGTTTAAAATGCTCTCACTTAGCAACCGGATTGGCGCTCCTGTTTCGGTTTCTCCAATGATGATATTATAACCAACTAAAACGGCTGCCAGCGTAGCGGCTGCCTGTGCGTTACTTAGCCCAAAAATCAATCTCCGCTCGTCAACCGAAAATTTATAGGTTTTTTGAGTTATCCAGGCAGCCAGGAACTTGGCAGTTGTAGCCACCACAATCATTACGGATGCGACTTTAATGGTTTCCATGTCCTTGAAAAATGCGCGATAATCTATCAGCATCCCTACACCGATAAGAAAGAAAGGAATAAAGATGGCGTTCCCAACAAATTCAATTCTATTCATTAAGGGGGAAGTTTGCGGTATCAGTCTGTTAAGTGCTAATCCCGCCAGGAAAGCTCCAATAATTGCTTCAATTCCTGCCATTTCGGCAAGGACAGCTCCAAGAAAAACCATTACTAATACGAAAATGTATTGAGAAACATTGTCATCAAACCGCTTTAAAAACCAACGCCCGATAATTGGGAAAAGCAGCATTACAATAAGTCCGAAAACGAGGATGGATATGGACAACCTTATCCAAAATTCAGTATTGACTTCACCCGTGGTCATTCCTACAATTACGGCAAGAACCAAAAGGGCTAATGTGTCGGTAATCATAGTTCCCCCAACTGTGATATTTACAGCTTTATTTTTTGCTACGCCTAACTTGCTGATCAGCGGATATGCTATTAATGTATGAGAGGCGAACATACTCGCCAATAGAATGGAGGTTGGCATTGAAAAATCTAATATATAAAGCCCTGATAATATTCCTAAAGTCATGGGTATGATAAAAGTATATAAACCAAAAACCAAACTTTTTTTACTGTTCTTCTTGAAGTCGGCCAGGTCAATTTCCAGACCTGCAAGGAACATTATATATAAAAGCCCTGCGGTCCCTGAGAGTATGATACTGCTGTCCCTTACAATAAGGTTAAATCCATTTGGGCCAATTACTGCACCTGCTATGATGAGTCCGAGAAGGTGAGGGATTTTAATTTTGTTTAGGATAATTGGGGCAAACAGAATAATCACCAATATCAAAAGGAATTTTAATACTGGATTGGCCAGAGGTAATGTAGTCTCAAAAATATTCAATAATATCAATCCTTCTCGTTTTGGTTGTTACTGTGTCGGATTGCATAACCTAGCACAACTATTGGCTAACGCAATTGCGTTTATTTCCACTTTACCTGTACCTGGCATTCCTCCTAGCTTTCGCTGCCAAAAGTAGGTAAAATCCTATTAGTGCTCCCGATTGTCCAGGGGTATTTTTATTCGTGAGGCAAAATGCCGGATCCGTAATTTATTCAGAATTAAATAACCTGCTTACTTATTTTCGTTTCTCAACTTCAATCGCAATAAATTCCGGTAAATAGTTGGGCGTACATCCTTTTGCTACCTTTTCACCTTTGTAGAGACCCACTTTCTCACCAAGTTTAATACAGCGTTTACGATTCTTTTCATCGTAAACGCCTATCCAGCCTGCGGTGAAATTCATGGCCCATTGAACTTCCGGTTCTTCCTGCGTAATATTAGCTTCTATTGCAGATAGCAGGGCTGCCGTATTATCAGGCGGTGTTTGTCCGGTCCATCTCAATCGCGCCTGATAATACCAAAATGTTCTCCTTTGAAGCGCAGAAGGACTCTTTTCCCACGATTCCATCAATGCAATTTTCTCTTTGTCTTTAGCGAGCTGATTGGCCATTAACCAATCCATCAGGTTATTTCGCTCAGCAGAAGGGTGAGTCTGCATATCCTTATCAAGATTATAGAGCACATCTTTAGAGAGAAGTTTCTTGTCCATAATTAAGGTTGCCAATAACCTGGGCAAAAACGCTCCTGTCGACCAAAGCTCCATAGCCAGTTCGTGATCTTTTTTAATGTCCTTCGCGATTTTTCGCAAGTCGCCCATCTTAGTTTTACTATTGATCTGACGAAGAATCTTTTCTGCTTTTGAAGAGCGTTTCATCTGTATTTTTATTTTCATTAATTCACAAAACGTTCACAGCTAAAGTATGTGCGGCTTTTCGGAGCACTTTCCTGGGGCAACCAACTCAATTAGCGGGTCGTAGCTTTTTTATTCTTACCCTCAACAAGCACCTTCGTGATTTTCATTTATGTATTTGATGGTCTCTTTACTAAGTTTTTCCAATGTGTCAAGGTTGAGGTCAGTCAACTTTTTGAAATAAATGCAAGCTTTGCCCATTTTGTATTTGCCCAATTTGTCAAGTAGTTCTTTATTGTCGTTGCCTGAAGCAGAAACATATAGAGAGAACTCAGCCTTTCTAGGTGAAAAGCCAATAAGGGGTGCATCCCCTTCATGGCCACTGGCATATTTATAGTGATAACTTCCAAAGCCAATAATTGTCGGGCCCCACATTTTAGGTTCAAAGCCTGACCATTCCCGCATAAGTTCAATGAGACGAAAGCTGTCTTGTTTCTTTTCTTCTTTGTCAACAAATGAGTTTATAAAATCAATAACGTTGACGTCTGTTTCTGTTGTCTTGTTTTTTATAGCCATAGCTTTATGTCAATAATATTTTCCCTGGCTGGTCCAACCCACATTGTTCCAGGAACTCATTGTTGAAAACCGCTTGTGCGCTGGCCGAAAGTAGCTGGTTGCGGTGCCCCAGCCATTTGTCAACGGCATCCCCGTATATTCTGCGCACCCGTTCTTTGTTTAGGACATTGTTATTCTTGCCCCAATGGACGGTATAAGAAATGTTGTGTGCTTCAAGGACATCCACCAGTTTTTCTGAGAAGTTGTAGTTGACCTTGGCGTCAACACCATCCATTTCAAGGACACAAC
This DNA window, taken from Bacteroidia bacterium, encodes the following:
- a CDS encoding sodium-dependent transporter — protein: MGNKKQSSSLPKPESWGTRIGLILAMAGNAVGLGNFLRFPVQAVENGGGAFIIPYLVCFLLMGIPLLWIEWTMGRYGGKFGNHSTPFILDEMTKRKFWKYFGVFGIFTNIAVASYYCYIESWTMSYVYHSLVQTFDGMTQGQVAAFFDNYIDVSNSTTGIPYEAVIFYIICLSLNIYILSRGLQKGVEKAAMIGMPLLILFGIILAIRGITLGDSGAPAGCTDCNAALGLNFLWEPQFSSLADPKVWLAAAGQIFFTLSVGMGTIQCYAAYVRSKDDIALNAMSAGWMNGFVEVVLGASIVIPIAAGYLGLQWVQENAGFAMAFQTMPFLFMQWGDLFGTLAGVFWFGLLFFAGITSSLAMGTPWMGFMRDEFKWTNNRSAISFGFLTLAMGLPCIFFYNEGVFGEYDYWAGTVSLVVFALAETIIFSWIFGINNSWRELNEGADIIIPRAYKAIMTTITPLLLLIIFAFSLATPAGNDWGKAWNEGYELDEGSIIGRIMHKGVTANRAYFSDHFESEVAGIAIIVTENEVVISASQAAGSPILKTYSFGEKKTMLIREGQLLEVGTPIAEGTFINNIFYVDMSRFLMMSLFIFLCILVFRASQLREKRKL
- a CDS encoding DNA alkylation repair protein, which codes for MKRSSKAEKILRQINSKTKMGDLRKIAKDIKKDHELAMELWSTGAFLPRLLATLIMDKKLLSKDVLYNLDKDMQTHPSAERNNLMDWLMANQLAKDKEKIALMESWEKSPSALQRRTFWYYQARLRWTGQTPPDNTAALLSAIEANITQEEPEVQWAMNFTAGWIGVYDEKNRKRCIKLGEKVGLYKGEKVAKGCTPNYLPEFIAIEVEKRK
- a CDS encoding cation:proton antiporter; its protein translation is MILLNIFETTLPLANPVLKFLLILVIILFAPIILNKIKIPHLLGLIIAGAVIGPNGFNLIVRDSSIILSGTAGLLYIMFLAGLEIDLADFKKNSKKSLVFGLYTFIIPMTLGILSGLYILDFSMPTSILLASMFASHTLIAYPLISKLGVAKNKAVNITVGGTMITDTLALLVLAVIVGMTTGEVNTEFWIRLSISILVFGLIVMLLFPIIGRWFLKRFDDNVSQYIFVLVMVFLGAVLAEMAGIEAIIGAFLAGLALNRLIPQTSPLMNRIEFVGNAIFIPFFLIGVGMLIDYRAFFKDMETIKVASVMIVVATTAKFLAAWITQKTYKFSVDERRLIFGLSNAQAAATLAAVLVGYNIIIGETETGAPIRLLSESILNGTILMILFTCTIASFVAQKGAQNIALSEAGDTTSDEDENQEKILIPISNIETTDELINLGVTIKSKKNKDGLYALCIVDNSTVDVSADKRAKKILNKAAVTASATDNLVHELLRYDLNIVNGITSVVKENKISDLILGLHIKKGISDSFLGNLTEGILTKCNTTTLIYKPAQPFATVKRHIIIVPENAEKEIGFPFWLIKVWNIARNSGAKLRFYANNETLKFIQEIQSKHPIECDFEEFNDWDDFLILARDFSKDDNLIIVLSRKDKPSYHSNMAKIPSYLNKYFKDTSYILIYPMQAGVTDTSQIDLINPTFIEPLEKLDEIGKTIAKIFKRK
- a CDS encoding DinB family protein; the protein is MEQTAIIKELSGNRGVFKELLTGLTIEEYLWKIKPEKWCLLEIICHLYDEEREDFRARVKHVLETPTELLPSIDPPGWVNEREYLQQSFKDILKRFLKEREQSVEWLQSLQSPKWDNAYSHPKFGQMTAKMFLSNWLAHDYLHIRQILKLKFDYLRQHTGESLTYAGEW
- a CDS encoding SRPBCC domain-containing protein — translated: MDKIIIRTVILNCSVHKAFEMITENKHLERWLTNKADVEPEVGGKYELFWVPDDRENNSTIGCKVLAIDTPNYLNFEWRGPVQYKHFMNDIRPLTNVTVIFTAQGNETKVTLIHTGWRNTDDWEQARQYFIHAWQGAFDKLEKYVNRE
- a CDS encoding DUF1801 domain-containing protein: MAIKNKTTETDVNVIDFINSFVDKEEKKQDSFRLIELMREWSGFEPKMWGPTIIGFGSYHYKYASGHEGDAPLIGFSPRKAEFSLYVSASGNDNKELLDKLGKYKMGKACIYFKKLTDLNLDTLEKLSKETIKYINENHEGAC